From the Candidatus Eremiobacterota bacterium genome, one window contains:
- a CDS encoding helix-turn-helix transcriptional regulator, translated as MHLRPAPIQPSPDEAHDGLSPFCPRFQYAIELIGRRWIGAVLRVLVAGPARFNEILAAVPGLSDRLLTERLRELEREGLVTRTVSPDRPIRVTYALTECGKSLSEIICSIGTWSERWVETEPSDDTAETTPA; from the coding sequence ATGCACCTACGCCCCGCCCCAATTCAACCGAGCCCGGACGAGGCCCACGACGGCCTCAGCCCGTTCTGCCCGCGCTTCCAGTACGCGATCGAGCTGATCGGCCGCCGCTGGATCGGCGCCGTGCTGCGCGTGCTGGTCGCCGGCCCGGCCCGCTTCAACGAGATTCTCGCCGCCGTCCCCGGCCTCTCGGACCGCTTGCTGACCGAGCGCCTAAGAGAGCTGGAGCGCGAGGGCCTGGTCACCCGCACGGTCTCTCCCGACCGCCCGATCCGCGTGACGTACGCGCTCACCGAATGCGGCAAGTCGCTCAGCGAGATCATCTGCTCGATCGGCACCTGGTCCGAACGCTGGGTCGAAACGGAGCCGTCCGACGACACCGCCGAAACGACGCCCGCATAG
- the lpdA gene encoding dihydrolipoyl dehydrogenase, translating into MASHTVDALVIGAGPGGYHAAIRLGQLGKKVVCFDRDEVGGVCLNWGCIPTKALLHVAEISRQIEHAGALGLKVPKAEVDREGVAAFADKVVKANVGGVNQLFKANNVEFAYGDASFTSKNTVVLKKRDGSSDEYTATQGIVIATGSAPVDVKAWPRDGEAIVNSDDAVRIKRVPKNLLVVGGGVIGLEFATVYTRLGAKVRVVEAMPQILTGTDLEISKTLGRILKKQGVQIDLSTKVESMEKTGPQAVTVVINGEATNNKPETVEFDQVLVAVGRRPVTDTLNLAAAGLQTTPQGFIEVDAQRRTKVEGIFAIGDVTGAPLLAHKAMKEGVVAAEVIAGDRASAFDPVAIPNCVYTDPEVATIGLSEEEAKAAGYDVRVGKMNLIASGRARTMNETDGIIKLVGDAKTDLLLGMHIVAPQAESLIGEGVIALEMGATVEDIGLSIHPHPTLTESIMDTAEFMHGKAIHVVNAKPAKQPATV; encoded by the coding sequence ATGGCTTCGCACACCGTCGACGCGCTCGTCATCGGCGCCGGCCCGGGCGGCTATCACGCCGCGATTCGGCTCGGCCAGCTCGGAAAAAAAGTCGTGTGCTTCGACCGCGACGAGGTCGGCGGCGTCTGCTTGAACTGGGGCTGCATCCCCACCAAGGCGCTGCTCCACGTCGCGGAGATCAGCCGCCAGATCGAGCACGCCGGCGCGCTGGGGCTGAAGGTGCCGAAGGCGGAGGTCGACCGCGAAGGCGTCGCCGCGTTCGCCGACAAGGTCGTAAAGGCGAACGTCGGCGGCGTAAACCAGCTCTTCAAAGCGAACAACGTCGAGTTCGCCTACGGCGACGCGTCGTTCACGAGCAAGAACACGGTCGTGCTGAAAAAGCGCGACGGCTCGAGCGACGAGTACACCGCGACGCAGGGGATCGTCATCGCGACCGGCTCGGCCCCGGTCGACGTGAAGGCCTGGCCGCGCGACGGTGAGGCGATCGTCAACAGCGACGACGCCGTGCGCATCAAGCGGGTTCCGAAGAACTTGCTGGTCGTCGGCGGCGGCGTGATCGGGCTGGAGTTCGCGACGGTGTACACGCGGCTCGGTGCAAAGGTGCGCGTCGTCGAAGCGATGCCCCAGATCCTGACCGGCACCGATCTGGAGATCTCCAAGACGCTCGGGCGCATTCTCAAGAAGCAGGGCGTGCAGATCGACCTGAGCACGAAGGTCGAGTCGATGGAGAAGACCGGCCCGCAAGCGGTGACGGTCGTCATCAACGGCGAGGCGACGAACAACAAGCCGGAGACGGTCGAGTTCGATCAGGTGTTGGTCGCGGTCGGCCGCCGGCCCGTCACCGACACGCTGAACCTCGCCGCGGCCGGGCTGCAGACGACGCCGCAAGGCTTCATCGAGGTCGACGCTCAGCGCCGCACCAAGGTCGAGGGGATCTTCGCGATCGGTGACGTCACCGGCGCGCCGCTCCTCGCACACAAGGCAATGAAGGAAGGCGTCGTCGCCGCCGAGGTGATCGCCGGCGACCGCGCGAGCGCGTTCGACCCCGTCGCGATCCCGAACTGCGTCTACACCGACCCGGAGGTCGCCACGATCGGCCTCTCCGAGGAAGAGGCGAAAGCCGCCGGCTACGACGTGCGCGTCGGCAAGATGAACCTCATCGCCTCGGGCCGCGCCCGCACGATGAACGAGACCGACGGGATCATCAAGCTGGTCGGTGACGCGAAGACGGACCTGCTGCTCGGGATGCACATCGTCGCCCCGCAAGCGGAATCGCTGATCGGCGAAGGTGTGATCGCGCTCGAGATGGGCGCGACCGTCGAGGACATCGGCCTCTCGATCCACCCGCACCCGACGTTGACCGAGTCGATCATGGACACCGCCGAATTCATGCACGGCAAAGCGATCCACGTCGTGAACGCGAAGCCTGCCAAACAGCCCGCCACGGTCTAA
- a CDS encoding SHOCT domain-containing protein: MRYVTMPRWIYYMLIVMGIGFAAGAVPFWLFVPVSGHFVAVVWVAMGAGFVFFSVRALVSRREDEQIARTGAAANATVLDARMTGMFINNVPQWNLRLRIDGYGAPYETKVKLLTFNPPSNGDTLSVRIDPARKDHVVFGSDDAPAASPPAAASAAQSTGGAADTVKVLADLERLRESGALAQDEFDLMKRKVLGES, encoded by the coding sequence GTGCGCTACGTGACGATGCCGCGTTGGATCTACTACATGCTGATCGTCATGGGGATCGGCTTCGCCGCCGGAGCGGTCCCGTTCTGGCTGTTCGTCCCGGTCTCGGGACATTTCGTCGCCGTCGTCTGGGTCGCGATGGGCGCCGGCTTCGTGTTCTTCTCCGTGCGCGCGCTCGTGAGCCGGCGCGAGGACGAGCAGATCGCACGCACCGGCGCGGCGGCGAACGCGACGGTGCTCGACGCGCGGATGACCGGCATGTTCATCAACAACGTTCCGCAATGGAACCTGCGGCTGCGGATCGACGGCTACGGCGCACCGTACGAGACGAAGGTGAAGCTGTTGACGTTCAACCCGCCCTCGAACGGCGACACGCTCTCGGTTCGCATCGACCCGGCGCGCAAAGACCACGTCGTGTTCGGTTCGGACGACGCGCCGGCGGCGAGCCCGCCGGCGGCAGCCTCGGCGGCTCAGAGCACCGGTGGTGCGGCCGACACCGTCAAAGTCCTCGCCGACCTCGAGCGCCTGCGCGAAAGCGGCGCGCTGGCGCAGGATGAGTTCGACCTGATGAAGCGCAAAGTGCTCGGCGAGAGCTAA
- the treY gene encoding malto-oligosyltrehalose synthase, which produces MVTPRATYRLQFHAGFRFADATALVPYLASLGISHVYASPYLKARAGSTHGYDIVDHNALNPEIGTLAEYRTFVETLRAHGMSHILDFVPNHMGVGGDDNAWWLDLLTWGEDSHYADYFDVDWCPTRAELQGKILLPFLGRQYGDILDDGELRWEYADGGFALRYYEHLFPLAPPTYALLLEGAEPSSLASFAPLFQALETIPDHLARREAGASLRRLLAETERGNARAHAAILDASRTTPDGKALIEAAVDAQHWRPSSWKVAAEEINYRRFFDINALAALRMENANCFGDVHRLLFELLARGDVDGLRIDHVDGLFDPIGYCDLLRSRAELLGQPMYLVVEKILAPNQELSTRWSVDGTTGYEFMNAVTGLAVAAHNERALDAVYQRFTGERAPFAAVAHQAKKLVLESALSGELNVLALRLDRIAQRDPRTRDFTLGALRRALLDTIAAFPIYRTYVTGEAVEPADRLFIERAVAAARAADPASEGSEFAFLRRVLLAEHDDEDVRERYVEFAMRFQQLTAPVTAKGVEDTAFYRYVRLTALNEVGGDPGRFGISVAEFHRQNARRAATHPHALVATATHDMKRGEDVRARLAVISEDPDGWRRVLARWSRLNRKHRGAVTALDEYAIYQALLGAWPVELFTSALDANALEEFRGRIVMYVVKAAREAKLRTSWTNADPEYETALEEFVYCILEPSRSATFLESMRAAAQSAAASGAINSLAQTVLKATAPGVPDTYQGTELWDLSLVDPDNRRPVNYDVRTSGLRALDEALAAGTQREALAGTLLAAWPDGRIKQYVLATLLRRRAEGAWPDDAYEPLAASGARASHVVAYARGPAVVIVPRLPRTLAGGAPPLGEVWADTALALPQRFARELRYRDVLTDRIVTATDHDGLRVARLADALAILPVAVLEPCGAEAGAGG; this is translated from the coding sequence CGTGACGCCGCGCGCGACGTACCGGCTGCAGTTTCATGCCGGGTTTCGCTTCGCCGACGCGACGGCGCTGGTGCCGTACCTCGCCTCGCTGGGCATCTCACACGTCTACGCTTCGCCGTACTTGAAGGCGCGGGCCGGTTCGACGCACGGCTACGACATCGTCGACCACAACGCGCTGAACCCGGAGATCGGCACGCTCGCAGAGTACCGCACCTTCGTCGAGACGCTGCGCGCGCACGGGATGAGCCACATCCTGGACTTCGTCCCGAACCACATGGGCGTCGGCGGCGACGACAACGCCTGGTGGCTCGACCTGCTGACCTGGGGCGAGGACTCGCACTACGCCGACTACTTCGACGTCGACTGGTGTCCGACGCGCGCGGAGCTGCAGGGTAAGATCCTGCTCCCGTTCCTGGGCCGGCAGTACGGCGACATTCTCGACGACGGCGAGCTGCGCTGGGAGTACGCGGACGGCGGCTTCGCACTGCGCTACTACGAGCATCTCTTTCCGCTCGCGCCGCCGACGTACGCGCTGCTGCTGGAAGGCGCGGAGCCATCTTCCCTCGCCTCGTTCGCGCCGCTCTTCCAAGCCCTCGAGACGATCCCAGATCACCTCGCCCGCCGCGAGGCCGGCGCGTCGCTGCGGCGCCTGCTCGCGGAGACGGAGCGCGGAAACGCGCGCGCTCACGCCGCGATCCTCGACGCGTCGCGAACGACGCCCGACGGGAAAGCGCTGATCGAGGCGGCGGTCGACGCGCAGCACTGGCGGCCGTCGTCCTGGAAAGTCGCCGCCGAGGAGATCAACTACCGCCGCTTCTTCGACATCAACGCGCTCGCCGCGCTGCGGATGGAGAACGCGAACTGCTTCGGCGACGTGCACCGGCTGCTCTTCGAGCTGCTGGCGCGCGGCGACGTCGACGGGCTGCGCATCGACCACGTCGACGGGCTGTTCGACCCGATCGGCTACTGCGATCTGCTGCGCTCGCGCGCCGAGCTGCTCGGCCAGCCGATGTATCTCGTCGTCGAGAAAATCCTCGCGCCGAACCAGGAGCTCTCGACGCGCTGGAGCGTCGACGGCACGACGGGCTACGAGTTCATGAACGCGGTCACCGGACTCGCCGTCGCGGCGCACAACGAGCGCGCGCTGGACGCCGTGTACCAGCGCTTCACCGGGGAGCGCGCGCCGTTCGCCGCGGTCGCGCACCAGGCGAAGAAGCTCGTGTTGGAGAGCGCGCTGTCGGGCGAGCTGAACGTGCTGGCGCTGCGGCTCGACCGCATCGCGCAGCGCGATCCCCGCACCCGTGACTTCACCCTGGGCGCGCTGCGCCGCGCGCTCCTCGATACGATCGCCGCCTTTCCGATCTACCGCACCTACGTCACCGGCGAGGCGGTCGAGCCGGCCGATCGTCTCTTCATCGAGCGCGCCGTCGCAGCCGCGCGCGCCGCCGACCCCGCGAGCGAGGGCTCCGAGTTCGCGTTCTTGCGCCGCGTCCTGCTTGCGGAGCACGACGACGAGGACGTTCGCGAGCGCTACGTCGAGTTCGCGATGCGCTTTCAACAGCTCACGGCGCCGGTCACCGCGAAGGGTGTGGAGGACACGGCGTTCTACCGCTACGTGCGGCTGACGGCGTTGAACGAGGTCGGCGGCGATCCCGGGCGCTTCGGCATCAGCGTCGCCGAGTTTCACCGGCAAAACGCCCGGCGGGCGGCGACGCACCCGCACGCGCTTGTGGCGACCGCGACGCACGACATGAAGCGCGGCGAGGACGTGCGCGCGCGGCTGGCCGTCATCTCGGAAGATCCGGACGGGTGGCGGCGCGTCCTCGCGCGCTGGTCGCGCCTCAACCGCAAGCACCGCGGCGCGGTGACGGCGCTCGACGAGTACGCGATCTACCAGGCGCTGCTCGGCGCCTGGCCGGTCGAGCTCTTCACCTCGGCGCTCGACGCGAACGCGCTCGAGGAGTTCCGGGGGCGGATCGTGATGTACGTCGTGAAAGCGGCGCGCGAAGCGAAGCTGCGCACGAGCTGGACGAACGCCGATCCCGAGTACGAGACCGCGCTCGAGGAGTTCGTCTACTGCATCCTCGAGCCGAGCCGCTCGGCGACGTTTCTCGAAAGCATGCGCGCCGCCGCGCAGAGCGCCGCCGCGAGCGGCGCGATCAACAGCCTCGCGCAGACCGTGCTCAAGGCGACGGCGCCGGGCGTCCCCGACACCTACCAGGGGACGGAGCTGTGGGACTTGAGCCTGGTCGACCCGGACAATCGGCGCCCGGTGAATTACGACGTCCGCACGAGCGGCTTGCGCGCGCTCGACGAGGCGCTGGCCGCCGGAACGCAGCGGGAGGCGCTCGCGGGCACGTTGCTGGCGGCGTGGCCCGACGGCCGGATCAAGCAGTACGTGCTCGCCACGCTGCTGCGGCGGCGCGCGGAGGGCGCCTGGCCGGACGATGCGTACGAGCCGCTCGCCGCGAGCGGCGCGCGCGCGTCGCACGTCGTCGCGTACGCGCGCGGGCCGGCAGTCGTCATCGTGCCGCGGCTTCCGCGCACGCTCGCCGGCGGCGCGCCGCCGCTCGGCGAGGTGTGGGCCGACACGGCGCTCGCGCTACCGCAGCGTTTCGCCCGGGAGCTGCGCTATCGCGACGTCCTCACCGACCGCATCGTGACCGCGACGGATCACGACGGCCTGCGCGTCGCTCGGCTCGCGGACGCGTTGGCGATCTTGCCGGTCGCCGTCCTCGAACCGTGCGGCGCCGAAGCGGGGGCCGGCGGTTAG
- the lipA gene encoding lipoyl synthase, translating to MITVDLINSEPPKRKPEWLKVRLPSGESYENVLGEVRRLQLHTVCQEAMCPNLAECWGAGTATIMILGDTCTRGCRFCNVKTGSPKGEVDWLEPKRVAQAVAELGWKYLVLTAVDRDDLADGGAAIFANTVRAIHKRVPAAKVECLTGDFAGDLAALDIVLDARPEVLAHNLETVARLQSTVRDRRASYKQSLSILEHAKKSGKVTYTKTSLMLGLGETEEEIERAMDDARSIGVDIFTMGQYLQPTKRHLNVEEFVTPEKFARLKSFGEAKGFVHVVSSPLSRSSYHAEQAFT from the coding sequence ATGATTACCGTCGATCTGATCAATTCCGAACCGCCCAAGCGCAAGCCCGAATGGCTCAAGGTTCGGTTGCCGTCCGGCGAGTCGTACGAGAACGTCCTCGGCGAGGTGCGCCGCTTGCAGCTGCACACCGTCTGCCAGGAGGCGATGTGCCCGAACCTCGCGGAGTGCTGGGGCGCGGGAACAGCGACGATCATGATTCTCGGCGACACGTGCACGCGCGGCTGCCGGTTTTGCAACGTCAAGACCGGCTCGCCGAAAGGCGAGGTCGACTGGCTGGAGCCGAAGCGCGTCGCGCAAGCGGTCGCCGAGCTGGGCTGGAAATATTTGGTCTTGACCGCGGTCGACCGCGACGACCTCGCCGACGGCGGCGCGGCGATCTTCGCCAACACCGTGCGCGCGATCCACAAGAGAGTCCCCGCCGCGAAGGTCGAGTGCCTCACCGGCGACTTCGCCGGCGACCTCGCCGCCCTCGACATCGTTCTCGACGCGCGCCCCGAAGTGCTCGCGCACAACCTCGAAACCGTCGCGCGCCTGCAATCCACCGTGCGCGACCGCCGCGCGAGCTACAAGCAGTCGCTGAGCATCCTCGAGCACGCGAAGAAGTCCGGCAAGGTGACGTACACGAAGACCTCGCTGATGCTCGGCCTCGGCGAAACGGAGGAAGAGATCGAACGCGCGATGGACGACGCGCGCTCGATCGGCGTCGACATCTTCACGATGGGCCAGTACCTGCAGCCGACGAAGCGCCACCTGAACGTCGAAGAGTTCGTCACCCCGGAGAAGTTCGCGCGCCTCAAATCGTTCGGAGAAGCGAAGGGCTTCGTCCACGTCGTCTCGAGCCCGCTCTCGCGCAGCTCCTACCACGCCGAACAAGCGTTCACCTGA
- a CDS encoding Glu/Leu/Phe/Val dehydrogenase: protein MSTAVPSTTAVREVSVFGDAIAYFNEAAALLNLDPGIKAILTHPSRQIIFSIPFQRDDGGFEVFTGYRVQYNFARGPAKGGIRFHPGVTLDEVTALAFWMTWKCAVVDLPFGGGKGGVTCDPRTLSISEIERITRRYAAELVEVIGPDKDVPAPDVNTTPQHMAWIMDTYSMHVRQNTPGVVTGKPLDIGGSRGRVEATGRGVSIVALDEMARLGIAPKGAKVIVQGFGNVGSIAAKMFADAGCTIVGISDVTGAYVNENGIDIDGAIAYAQEHHSLDGYRGGEKMSNQAMLEVPCDVLVPAALEKVLTVDNASRIKAKLIVEGANGPTTPEADHIFSKNGITVIPDILANAGGVTVSYFEWVQDRQGYFWKEAEVNERLKENLLDNFKVVGDIAKARGVSYRTASYMVAIDRVVRSLKARGVYA, encoded by the coding sequence ATGTCGACAGCCGTTCCGAGCACCACCGCGGTTCGCGAGGTCAGCGTCTTCGGCGACGCGATCGCGTACTTCAACGAAGCCGCTGCGTTGCTCAACCTCGATCCGGGGATCAAAGCGATCCTCACGCACCCCTCTCGCCAGATCATCTTCTCGATCCCGTTCCAGCGCGACGACGGCGGGTTCGAGGTCTTCACCGGGTACCGCGTCCAGTACAACTTCGCGCGTGGCCCTGCGAAGGGCGGGATCCGCTTCCATCCCGGCGTCACGCTCGACGAGGTCACCGCGCTGGCGTTCTGGATGACGTGGAAGTGCGCGGTCGTCGATCTGCCGTTCGGCGGCGGCAAAGGCGGCGTCACCTGCGACCCGCGCACCCTCTCGATCTCCGAGATCGAGCGCATCACGCGGCGCTACGCGGCCGAGCTGGTTGAAGTGATCGGTCCGGACAAAGACGTCCCGGCGCCCGACGTCAACACGACGCCGCAGCACATGGCCTGGATCATGGACACCTACTCGATGCACGTGCGGCAGAACACGCCGGGGGTCGTCACCGGCAAGCCGCTCGACATCGGCGGCTCGCGCGGGCGCGTCGAAGCGACCGGGCGCGGCGTCTCGATCGTCGCGCTCGACGAGATGGCACGGCTCGGGATCGCGCCGAAGGGCGCGAAGGTCATCGTGCAAGGGTTCGGCAACGTCGGCTCGATCGCGGCGAAGATGTTCGCCGACGCGGGCTGCACCATCGTCGGGATCAGCGACGTCACCGGCGCGTACGTCAACGAGAACGGAATCGACATCGACGGGGCGATCGCGTACGCGCAGGAGCATCATTCGCTCGACGGCTACCGCGGCGGCGAAAAGATGTCGAACCAGGCGATGCTCGAGGTGCCGTGCGACGTGCTCGTGCCGGCGGCGCTCGAGAAAGTGCTGACCGTCGACAACGCTTCGCGCATCAAAGCGAAGCTGATCGTCGAAGGAGCCAACGGGCCGACGACGCCTGAGGCCGACCACATCTTCTCGAAGAACGGGATCACGGTGATTCCGGACATCCTGGCGAACGCCGGCGGGGTGACCGTGTCGTACTTCGAGTGGGTTCAGGACCGGCAGGGGTACTTCTGGAAAGAGGCTGAGGTCAACGAGCGGCTCAAAGAGAATTTGCTCGACAACTTCAAAGTCGTCGGGGATATTGCGAAGGCGCGGGGCGTGAGCTATCGGACGGCTTCGTACATGGTGGCGATCGATCGCGTCGTGCGGTCGTTGAAGGCTCGTGGGGTGTACGCTTAA
- the lipB gene encoding lipoyl(octanoyl) transferase LipB gives MAETTRLIDLGRRRYAPVLELQRALHAAVAEGREPDTWLVVEHEPVITLGRNAKAANVLLPRPMLQARGVDVAEIERGGDVTYHGPGQVVVYPIRRLERFREVVPLVSSLETAVTGALYRFGIEAQPRSEHRGVYVGDDAICAIGLAVKRMTSLHGLALNACTALDYDRLITPCGTPQFGITSISAQVGREVSWAEARDVLLDSLEGAFGVQFEREEVPSGAPLPFPSNSVAETA, from the coding sequence ATGGCCGAGACGACGCGCCTGATCGATCTCGGGCGCCGGCGGTACGCGCCGGTGCTGGAGCTTCAGCGCGCACTGCACGCGGCAGTCGCCGAGGGGCGGGAGCCGGATACCTGGCTGGTGGTGGAGCACGAGCCGGTCATCACGTTGGGCCGCAACGCCAAAGCGGCCAACGTGCTGCTGCCACGGCCGATGCTGCAGGCCCGCGGGGTCGACGTCGCCGAGATCGAGCGCGGTGGAGACGTCACGTATCACGGACCCGGCCAGGTGGTCGTCTACCCGATCCGCCGGCTCGAACGGTTTCGCGAGGTCGTGCCGCTCGTTTCGTCGCTCGAGACGGCGGTGACCGGCGCGCTCTACCGCTTCGGGATCGAGGCCCAACCGCGCAGCGAGCACCGCGGCGTCTACGTCGGCGACGACGCGATCTGCGCGATCGGCCTGGCCGTCAAGCGGATGACCTCGCTGCACGGGCTCGCGCTGAACGCCTGCACCGCACTCGACTACGACCGCTTGATCACGCCCTGCGGCACCCCGCAATTCGGGATCACCTCGATCTCCGCCCAAGTCGGCCGCGAGGTTTCGTGGGCCGAGGCGCGCGACGTCTTGCTCGACTCGCTCGAAGGCGCGTTCGGCGTCCAGTTCGAGCGCGAAGAGGTACCGTCGGGGGCGCCGCTGCCGTTTCCGTCGAACTCGGTCGCCGAAACCGCATGA
- a CDS encoding DoxX family protein, with product MELAFPLLLVRLVIGLAFAAHGAQKLFGWFGGYGLAGTAGFFESLGFRPGRFFALAAGFAELVGGLLVAVGLGGPIGPMFVIAAMLVAIVAVHLRNGFFVQNNGIEVPLLYLVVAVSYAFAGLGALSLDGALGLTGAWTPALDWAFVALGFIGGFANLALRRKTEPAAPSAPEGLDPAV from the coding sequence ATGGAACTAGCGTTCCCTCTCCTCCTCGTCCGCCTGGTCATCGGACTCGCCTTTGCGGCGCACGGAGCGCAAAAGCTCTTCGGTTGGTTCGGAGGCTATGGCCTGGCCGGGACCGCCGGCTTTTTCGAGTCGCTCGGGTTCAGGCCCGGGCGGTTCTTCGCGCTCGCGGCCGGCTTCGCCGAGCTCGTCGGTGGGCTGCTCGTCGCCGTAGGGCTTGGCGGGCCGATCGGGCCGATGTTCGTGATCGCCGCGATGCTCGTCGCAATCGTCGCAGTCCACCTCCGCAACGGCTTCTTCGTGCAGAACAACGGCATCGAGGTGCCGCTGCTGTACCTCGTCGTCGCCGTCTCCTACGCGTTCGCCGGGCTCGGGGCGCTCAGCCTTGACGGCGCGCTCGGCCTCACGGGCGCGTGGACGCCGGCGCTGGACTGGGCGTTCGTGGCGCTCGGCTTCATCGGCGGGTTCGCGAACCTGGCGCTGCGGCGGAAGACCGAGCCGGCGGCACCGTCGGCTCCCGAAGGGTTAGATCCGGCGGTCTAG